One Aegilops tauschii subsp. strangulata cultivar AL8/78 chromosome 7, Aet v6.0, whole genome shotgun sequence genomic window carries:
- the LOC109781408 gene encoding uncharacterized protein yields MDRADGPPPPRSGDRAVQDQDDTAQSAQGNNSRRPNLSLQIPTRTLDNHLPTSTRINISASPSSTRAGLPPRPNSARPKSSIKQQSFRLRSSAQEGDRTILLLPGTASEGSQDNTTQPGSFSFRKVINSLSAKRTYSLPVTPVGTSDKASPPGIQIVDHPTTSKQEVQAQIRRSLSVPGNRKNRSLRRADSLGVIRVIPATPRPVPADTIAPTDVIEETVDGPEDGGEDIPEEEAVCRICFVELNEGGETLKMECSCKGELALAHQDCAVKWFSIKGNKICDVCRQEVKNLPVTLLRIPTQTVTRRLANGAQQRAAQQYRFWQDIPILVMVSMLAYFCFLEQLLVTDLQSRALAISLPFSCVLGLLSSMIASTMVTKSYLWAYASFQFAIVILFAHIFYNVLRVNAVLAVLLSSFTGFGIAISTNSLLVECMRWRSRRRSQRLAQGQPQPGNEGQHPGSGSNATSENSGDRQQQGQPPQSGVHIV; encoded by the exons ATGGACCGCGCCGacgggccgccgccgccacgctccGGCGACCGCGCG GTACAGGACCAGGATGACACTGCCCAAAGTGCACAGGGCAACAATTCGCGAAGGCCAAACCTTTCTTTGCAAATACCAACCAGGACCTTGGATAACCATTTGCCTACTTCAACGAGGATTAATATATCCGCTAGCCCCAGTTCAACAAGAGCTGGATTGCCACCAAGGCCTAATTCAGCTAGACCAAAATCATCGATCAAGCAGCAGAGTTTCAGGTTAAGGAGTTCAGCACAGGAAGGTGACCGGACAATCCTCCTACTTCCTGGGACGGCGTCGGAAGGGTCACAAGATAATACAACTCAACCAGGATCTTTCTCTTTTAGAAAGGTCATTAACTCGTTATCGGCAAAACGTACCTATTCTTTGCCAGTCACACCTGTTGGAACCTCTGATAAAGCTTCTCCTCCGGGAATTCAGATAGTCGACCACCCAACTACATCC AAACAAGAAGTTCAAGCACAAATTAGGCGATCACTTTCAGTACCAGGAAATCGCAAAAACAGGAGTTTGAGGAGAGCAGATTCATTGGGTGTCATCCGTGTGATTCCAGCAACTCCGCGACCTGTTCCAGCTGATACCATTGCACCAACTGATGTCATTGAAGAAACAGTTGACG GTCCTGAAGACGGAGGTGAAGATATTCCTGAAGAAGAGGCAGTCTGCAGAATTTGTTTTGTTGAACTCAACGAAGGCGGGGAAACACTTAAAATGGAGTGTAGCTGCAAAGGAGAGCTTGCCCTCGCGCACCAAGATTGTGCTGTCAAATGGTTTAGCATCAAGGGTAACAAGATATGTGATGTCTGCAGACAAGAAGTTAAGAATCTGCCTGTGACTCTGTTGAGAATTCCGACTCAAACCGTTACCAGGCGACTAGCAAATGGTGCTCAGCAAAGAGCAGCTCAACAGTACAG ATTTTGGCAGGACATTCCAATTTTAGTGATGGTTAGCATGCTTGCATACTTCTGTTTCTTGGAACAACTTCTG GTTACTGATTTGCAGTCACGTGCACTGGCAATTTCATTGCCTTTCTCATGTGTGTTGGGCCTCCTTTCTTCCATGATAGCATCCACTATGG TGACCAAGAGCTACCTATGGGCCTATGCATCCTTCCAGTTTGCTATCGTGATCCTGTTTGCACATATCTTTTACAACGTG CTAAGAGTGAATGCAGTCCTTGCGGTCCTACTGTCATCATTCACCGGGTTCGGGATCGCTATCAGTACGAACTCACTGCTAGTTGAGTGCATGAGGTGGAGATCCAGGAGGAGGAGCCAACGGTTGGCTCAGGGTCAACCTCAGCCCGGGAATGAAGGTCAGCATCCAGGATCCGGGAGTAACGCTACGAGCGAAAACTCTGGTGATAGGCAGCAACAGGGGCAGCCTCCACAATCCGGTGTTCACATCGTCTGA